In Cicer arietinum cultivar CDC Frontier isolate Library 1 chromosome 7, Cicar.CDCFrontier_v2.0, whole genome shotgun sequence, a single window of DNA contains:
- the LOC101511590 gene encoding ABC transporter B family member 11-like isoform X2, which produces MLMTLLGGEVLIDNINLREFQLKWIRQKIGLVSQEPVLFTCSIKENIAYGKDGATYEEIRAAAELANASNFIDKFPNGLETMVGEHGAQLSGGQKQRIAIARAILKDPRILLLDEATSALDAESERVVQETLDRIMINRTTITVAHRLSTIRNADVIAVIHQGKVVEKGTHAELTKDPDGAYSQLIRFQEIKRDSSEQYDANASDKLQNFVVSRRESSWGSSGIENSNHQSFRVSNHMSTSTTLGLFETSEEGSEVVPSAASHKSKTPDISFRRLAYLNKQEIPVLLIGTLAAAVIGAMLPIYGLLISKMIITFFEPADKLRKDSKFWALIYVALSVASFALHPLRSYFFAVAGSKLIKKIRLMCFEKIIHMEVGWFDKAEHSSGALGARLSTDAASIRTLVGDALGLLVQDIATVVTALVIAFVANWQLSLIVLILLPLLLVNGHLQIKSMQGFSTDAKKLYEEASQIANDAVGNIRTVSAFCAEEKVMELYQKKCAVPVQTGKRHGLVSGAGFGLSIFFLFCVYACSFYAGAQLIENGQTTITEFFQVFFSLTLASVAISQSGLMTAGASKAKTSAASIFAILDQKSKIDSSYESGMTLEDVKGEIEFRHVTFKYPSRPDVHIFKDLSLTIHSGQTVALVGESGSGKSTVISLLQRFYDPDSGQIRLDGTEIQKLQIRWFRQQMGLVSQEPVLFNDTIQANIAYGKGGNATMAEIIAAAELANAHKFISSLQQGYDTIVGERGIQLSGGQKQRVAIARAIVSSPRILLLDEATSALDAESEKVVQDALDRVRVDRTTIVVAHRLSTIKDANSIAVIKNGVVEEKGKHDTLLNKGGTYASLVALHTSSIAST; this is translated from the exons ATGCTTATGACACTGCTG GGTGGTGAAGTTCTCATTGACAATATCAACCTCAGAGAATTTCAACTGAAATGGATCAGACAGAAAATAGGCTTAGTCAGCCAGGAACCGGTTCTCTTTACTTGTAGCATTAAGGAGAATATTGCCTATGGTAAGGATGGAGCAACATATGAAGAAATTAGAGCTGCAGCTGAACTTGCTAATGCTTCTAACTTCATTGATAAATTTCCCAAT gGACTTGAAACAATGGTTGGAGAGCATGGAGCTCAGCTTTCTGGTGGTCAAAAGCAAAGAATTGCTATAGCAAGAGCAATTCTGAAAGATCCAAGAATTCTACTCCTTGATGAAGCAACAAGTGCTCTTGATGCCGAGTCTGAAAGAGTGGTACAAGAGACACTAGACAGAATCATGATAAACCGAACAACCATCACAGTAGCTCACCGCTTAAGCACAATAAGGAATGCTGATGTCATTGCTGTTATTCACCAAGGAAAAGTAGTAGAAAAAG GTACACATGCTGAGCTCACTAAAGATCCTGATGGAGCTTATAGTCAGCTCATTCGGTTTCAAGAAATTAAAAGGGATTCATCAGAACAGTATGATGCTAATGCCTCAGATAAACTACAGAACTTTGTAGTTTCTAGAAGAGAGTCAAGCTGGGGTTCATCTGGGATTGAAAACAGCAATCACCAGTCATTCAGAGTATCAAATCATATGTCTACTAGTACCACACTTGGTCTCTTTGAAACATCAGAAGAAGGGTCTGAAGTTGTTCCTTCTGCAGCATCACATAAAAGTAAAACTCCAGATATCTCATTTCGCCGCCTTGCTTATCTTAACAAGCAAGAAATCCCAGTGTTACTCATAGGGACTCTAGCAGCCGCGGTAATTGGGGCAATGCTGCCAATTTATGGACTTCTAATCTCCAAGATGATAATTACATTCTTTGAGCCTGCAGACAAACTCCGTAAAGACTCAAAGTTTTGGGCATTAATATATGTTGCCCTTAGTGTGGCTTCATTCGCTCTTCATCCATTGAGGTCCTACTTTTTCGCTGTAGCTGGTTCTAAGTTGATAAAAAAGATCCGGTTAATGTGCTTTGAGAAAATAATTCACATGGAAGTAGGCTGGTTTGATAAAGCTGAGCATTCAAGTGGTGCACTAGGTGCAAGGCTGTCAACTGATGCTGCTTCAATTCGAACTTTGGTTGGTGATGCACTTGGTTTGCTGGTTCAAGATATTGCTACAGTTGTTACTGCCTTGGTAATTGCCTTTGTGGCAAATTGGCAGCTTTCGCTCATTGTTCTTATTTTGTTACCTCTACTATTAGTAAATGGACATTTGCAAATCAAGTCCATGCAAGGATTCAGCACAGATGCAAAG AAACTATATGAAGAAGCAAGTCAAATAGCAAATGATGCAGTAGGTAATATCAGAACAGTTTCCGCTTTCTGTGCCGAAGAGAAGGTGATGGAGCTATACCAGAAGAAATGTGCAGTACCAGTCCAGACAGGAAAAAGGCATGGTTTAGTCAGTGGAGCTggttttggcttatcaatcttCTTTCTGTTTTGTGTCTATGCATGCAGTTTTTATGCCGGAGCACAACTTATTGAGAATGGCCAAACAACAATAACAGAATTTTTTCAA GTATTTTTCTCTCTCACATTGGCATCAGTGGCCATATCTCAATCTGGCTTAATGACTGCAGGAGCTAGTAAAGCAAAAACTTCTGCTGCTTCTATATTTGCTATTCTTGATCAGAAATCAAAAATAGACTCCAGTTATGAATCAGGAATGACATTGGAAGATGTGAAGGGAGAGATTGAATTCCGACATGTTACTTTCAAGTATCCATCTAGACCAGATGTTCATATATTCAAAGATCTTTCCTTAACCATACATTCAGGACAg ACAGTTGCTCTAGTTGGTGAAAGTGGAAGTGGAAAATCAACAGTGATCTCATTATTGCAAAGATTTTATGATCCAGATTCAGGACAAATTAGGCTGGATGGAACAGAAATCCAAAAGCTACAGATTAGATGGTTTAGGCAGCAGATGGGGCTGGTAAGCCAGGAGCCCGTGCTGTTCAATGATACCATCCAAGCCAATATTGCATATGGAAAAGGTGGCAATGCAACAATGGCTGAAATTATAGCTGCAGCAGAACTAGCAAATGCTCATAAGTTCATTAGCAGCTTGCAGCAG GGGTATGATACAATAGTAGGGGAGAGAGGGATACAACTATCTGGAGGGCAGAAGCAGCGTGTGGCAATTGCAAGAGCCATAGTGAGCAGTCCAAGAATATTACTACTAGATGAAGCCACAAGTGCACTTGACGCTGAGTCTGAAAAAGTGGTTCAGGATGCACTTGATAGAGTGAGGGTTGACAGAACCACCATTGTGGTGGCTCATAGATTGTCTACCATAAAGGATGCAAATTCAATCGCAGTGATTAAAAATGGAGTGGTTGAAGAGAAAGGAAAGCACGACACCTTGCTCAACAAGGGTGGTACCTATGCTTCTTTAGTAGCACTGCACACAAGTAGCATTGCTTCAACTTAA
- the LOC101511271 gene encoding INCREASED PETAL GROWTH ANISOTROPY 1-like protein 2 isoform X2, whose protein sequence is MAWKEFLGDSWAIYGLKIATLMSNIQQVLRIIIMKQKTPPPTTSTTTTTPRSLLKQQQHSDNKSQHSIPQTTTTTRIRVVKGSSKIKESPKTPPEIVNNNRASISSTRAKSVPPDLKNNSKAKRGIVVMNKLVKSNEEVECSSQKGTKEAEEAKIVVVRPRRRRTNDDPDEKEKKEMVEKLEMSDNLIKNLESEVKALKAELDKVKNLNVELESQNVKLTQNLAAAEAKIAAVGSNNSRKELIGEHQSPKFKDIQKLIADKLEMSKVKKEANHEVIFVKASIPAPTQNHAIPETTTSLGRKFPPNLCVMPPPPPPPPIPSRPLAKLANTQKAPAVVQLFHSLKNQDGKKDSKGSINHHKPIAISAHSSIVGEIQNRSAHLLAIRADIQTKGEFINDLIKKVVDAAYVEIEDVLKFVDWLDGELSTLADERAVLKHFKWPEKKADAMREAAVEYRELKMLEQEISSYKDDPDIPCAASLKKMASLLDKSERSIQKLITLRNSVTRSYQMYNIPTAWMLDSGITSKIKKASMTLVKMYMKRLTMELESIRNSDRESSQDSLLLQGVHFAYRAHQFAGGLDSETLCAFEGIRQRVPGNLAGSRELLAGIQSS, encoded by the exons ATGGCTTGGAAAGAGTTTCTTGGTGATTCATGGGCTATATATGGTTTGAAGATTGCAACATTAATGTCAAACATACAACAAGTTCTTAG AATCATAATCATGAAGCAAAAAACACCACCACcaacaacatcaacaacaacaaccacaccaagaAGTTTGttgaaacaacaacaacatagtGATAACAAGTCTCAACATAGTATACcacaaacaacaacaacaacaagaataaGAGTAGTAAAAGGTTCTTCTAAGATCAAAGAATCTCCAAAAACACCACCGGAGATTGTTAACAATAATAGGGCTTCCATTTCATCAACAAGAGCTAAGTCAGTGCCTCCAGACTTGAAGAACAATTCAAAAGCCAAAAGGGGTATTGTTGTGATGAACAAGCTTGTTAAATCCAATGAAGAGGTTGAGTGTTCTTCTCAAAAGGGTACTAAGGAAGCTGAAGAGGCTAAGATTGTTGTTGTTCGACCGCGGCGAAGGAGGACTAATGATGATCCTGATGAGAAGGAGAAGAAGGAGATGGTTGAGAAGCTTGAAATGAGTGATAATTTGATCAAGAATTTAGAGTCTGAGGTGAAGGCTTTGAAAGCTGAATTGGATAAAGTTAAGAATTTGAATGTTGAGCTTGAGTCTCAGAATGTAAAACTCACTCAGAATCTTGCTGCTGCTGAAGCTAAGATAGCAGCTGTTGGAAGCAATAATAGTAGAAAG GAACTAATTGGAGAACACCAGAGTCCTAAATTTAAAGACATACAAAAACTCATTGCTGACAAATTGGAAATGTCTAAGGTCAAAAAAGAAGCTAATCATGAGGTAATTTTTGTCAAAGCGTCAATTCCAGCTCCAACACAAAATCATGCCATTCCTGAAACTACAACAAGTTTAGGAAGAAAATTTCCACCCAACTTATGCGTCATGCCACCTCCACCGCCACCCCCACCGATCCCATCTCGGCCTTTGGCAAAATTGGCTAACACACAAAAGGCTCCTGCAGTTGTCCAACTATTTCACTCCTTAAAGAATCAGGACGGGAAGAAAGACTCAAAAGGATCGATAAATCATCATAAACCGATAGCTATTAGTGCACATAGTAGCATTGTAGGCGAAATTCAAAACCGTTCGGCTCATCTTTTAGCA ATAAGGGCAGACATTCAAACAAAAGGGGAGTTCATTAATGACCTAATAAAAAAGGTGGTTGATGCTGCCTATGTGGAAATTGAAGATGTCCTCAAGTTTGTTGATTGGCTTGATGGTGAATTATCAACTTTG GCTGATGAGCGTGCTGTATTGAAGCATTTTAAGTGGCCGGAAAAGAAAGCTGATGCAATGCGTGAGGCTGCAGTTGAGTATCGCGAGCTTAAAATGTTAGAACAAGAGATTTCTTCTTACAAGGATGATCCTGACATTCCATGTGCAGCTTCCTTGAAAAAGATGGCTAGCCTATTAGACAA GTCTGAGAGGAGCATACAGAAGCTAATCACGCTGCGAAATTCTGTCACCCGTTCATATCAAATGTACAACATTCCAACTGCATGGATGCTTGATTCAGGAATAACGAGCAAG ATAAAGAAGGCTTCCATGACACTGGTAAAGATGTACATGAAAAGATTAACAATGGAGCTTGAATCCATTCGAAATTCAGACAGAGAATCTAGTCAAGATTCTCTTCTACTACAAGGCGTGCATTTTGCTTACAGAGCCCATCAG tttgCTGGAGGTTTGGACTCAGAAACATTGTGTGCATTTGAAGGGATAAGGCAACGTGTACCGGGAAATCTGGCAGGGTCTAGAGAACTTTTGGCTGGGATACAATCATCATGA
- the LOC101511271 gene encoding INCREASED PETAL GROWTH ANISOTROPY 1-like protein 2 isoform X3 gives MKQKTPPPTTSTTTTTPRSLLKQQQHSDNKSQHSIPQTTTTTRIRVVKGSSKIKESPKTPPEIVNNNRASISSTRAKSVPPDLKNNSKAKRGIVVMNKLVKSNEEVECSSQKGTKEAEEAKIVVVRPRRRRTNDDPDEKEKKEMVEKLEMSDNLIKNLESEVKALKAELDKVKNLNVELESQNVKLTQNLAAAEAKIAAVGSNNSRKKELIGEHQSPKFKDIQKLIADKLEMSKVKKEANHEVIFVKASIPAPTQNHAIPETTTSLGRKFPPNLCVMPPPPPPPPIPSRPLAKLANTQKAPAVVQLFHSLKNQDGKKDSKGSINHHKPIAISAHSSIVGEIQNRSAHLLAIRADIQTKGEFINDLIKKVVDAAYVEIEDVLKFVDWLDGELSTLADERAVLKHFKWPEKKADAMREAAVEYRELKMLEQEISSYKDDPDIPCAASLKKMASLLDKSERSIQKLITLRNSVTRSYQMYNIPTAWMLDSGITSKIKKASMTLVKMYMKRLTMELESIRNSDRESSQDSLLLQGVHFAYRAHQFAGGLDSETLCAFEGIRQRVPGNLAGSRELLAGIQSS, from the exons ATGAAGCAAAAAACACCACCACcaacaacatcaacaacaacaaccacaccaagaAGTTTGttgaaacaacaacaacatagtGATAACAAGTCTCAACATAGTATACcacaaacaacaacaacaacaagaataaGAGTAGTAAAAGGTTCTTCTAAGATCAAAGAATCTCCAAAAACACCACCGGAGATTGTTAACAATAATAGGGCTTCCATTTCATCAACAAGAGCTAAGTCAGTGCCTCCAGACTTGAAGAACAATTCAAAAGCCAAAAGGGGTATTGTTGTGATGAACAAGCTTGTTAAATCCAATGAAGAGGTTGAGTGTTCTTCTCAAAAGGGTACTAAGGAAGCTGAAGAGGCTAAGATTGTTGTTGTTCGACCGCGGCGAAGGAGGACTAATGATGATCCTGATGAGAAGGAGAAGAAGGAGATGGTTGAGAAGCTTGAAATGAGTGATAATTTGATCAAGAATTTAGAGTCTGAGGTGAAGGCTTTGAAAGCTGAATTGGATAAAGTTAAGAATTTGAATGTTGAGCTTGAGTCTCAGAATGTAAAACTCACTCAGAATCTTGCTGCTGCTGAAGCTAAGATAGCAGCTGTTGGAAGCAATAATAGTAGAAAG AAGGAACTAATTGGAGAACACCAGAGTCCTAAATTTAAAGACATACAAAAACTCATTGCTGACAAATTGGAAATGTCTAAGGTCAAAAAAGAAGCTAATCATGAGGTAATTTTTGTCAAAGCGTCAATTCCAGCTCCAACACAAAATCATGCCATTCCTGAAACTACAACAAGTTTAGGAAGAAAATTTCCACCCAACTTATGCGTCATGCCACCTCCACCGCCACCCCCACCGATCCCATCTCGGCCTTTGGCAAAATTGGCTAACACACAAAAGGCTCCTGCAGTTGTCCAACTATTTCACTCCTTAAAGAATCAGGACGGGAAGAAAGACTCAAAAGGATCGATAAATCATCATAAACCGATAGCTATTAGTGCACATAGTAGCATTGTAGGCGAAATTCAAAACCGTTCGGCTCATCTTTTAGCA ATAAGGGCAGACATTCAAACAAAAGGGGAGTTCATTAATGACCTAATAAAAAAGGTGGTTGATGCTGCCTATGTGGAAATTGAAGATGTCCTCAAGTTTGTTGATTGGCTTGATGGTGAATTATCAACTTTG GCTGATGAGCGTGCTGTATTGAAGCATTTTAAGTGGCCGGAAAAGAAAGCTGATGCAATGCGTGAGGCTGCAGTTGAGTATCGCGAGCTTAAAATGTTAGAACAAGAGATTTCTTCTTACAAGGATGATCCTGACATTCCATGTGCAGCTTCCTTGAAAAAGATGGCTAGCCTATTAGACAA GTCTGAGAGGAGCATACAGAAGCTAATCACGCTGCGAAATTCTGTCACCCGTTCATATCAAATGTACAACATTCCAACTGCATGGATGCTTGATTCAGGAATAACGAGCAAG ATAAAGAAGGCTTCCATGACACTGGTAAAGATGTACATGAAAAGATTAACAATGGAGCTTGAATCCATTCGAAATTCAGACAGAGAATCTAGTCAAGATTCTCTTCTACTACAAGGCGTGCATTTTGCTTACAGAGCCCATCAG tttgCTGGAGGTTTGGACTCAGAAACATTGTGTGCATTTGAAGGGATAAGGCAACGTGTACCGGGAAATCTGGCAGGGTCTAGAGAACTTTTGGCTGGGATACAATCATCATGA
- the LOC101511590 gene encoding ABC transporter B family member 11-like isoform X1 yields MFETIKRQPNIDAYDTAGMQLDDIYGDIEFREVCFSYPSRPNEMIFNAFSISISSGTSTALVGQSGSGKSTVISLIERFYDPQGGEVLIDNINLREFQLKWIRQKIGLVSQEPVLFTCSIKENIAYGKDGATYEEIRAAAELANASNFIDKFPNGLETMVGEHGAQLSGGQKQRIAIARAILKDPRILLLDEATSALDAESERVVQETLDRIMINRTTITVAHRLSTIRNADVIAVIHQGKVVEKGTHAELTKDPDGAYSQLIRFQEIKRDSSEQYDANASDKLQNFVVSRRESSWGSSGIENSNHQSFRVSNHMSTSTTLGLFETSEEGSEVVPSAASHKSKTPDISFRRLAYLNKQEIPVLLIGTLAAAVIGAMLPIYGLLISKMIITFFEPADKLRKDSKFWALIYVALSVASFALHPLRSYFFAVAGSKLIKKIRLMCFEKIIHMEVGWFDKAEHSSGALGARLSTDAASIRTLVGDALGLLVQDIATVVTALVIAFVANWQLSLIVLILLPLLLVNGHLQIKSMQGFSTDAKKLYEEASQIANDAVGNIRTVSAFCAEEKVMELYQKKCAVPVQTGKRHGLVSGAGFGLSIFFLFCVYACSFYAGAQLIENGQTTITEFFQVFFSLTLASVAISQSGLMTAGASKAKTSAASIFAILDQKSKIDSSYESGMTLEDVKGEIEFRHVTFKYPSRPDVHIFKDLSLTIHSGQTVALVGESGSGKSTVISLLQRFYDPDSGQIRLDGTEIQKLQIRWFRQQMGLVSQEPVLFNDTIQANIAYGKGGNATMAEIIAAAELANAHKFISSLQQGYDTIVGERGIQLSGGQKQRVAIARAIVSSPRILLLDEATSALDAESEKVVQDALDRVRVDRTTIVVAHRLSTIKDANSIAVIKNGVVEEKGKHDTLLNKGGTYASLVALHTSSIAST; encoded by the exons ATGTTTGAAACAATAAAGAGGCAGCCAAATATTGATGCTTATGACACTGCTGGTATGCAGCTAGATGATATTTATGGAGATATAGAATTTAGGGAGGTTTGCTTTAGTTATCCTTCAAGACCAAATGAAATGATTTTCAATGCATTTTCTATTTCAATATCAAGTGGCACTAGCACAGCTTTGGTAGGGCAAAGCGGGAGTGGCAAATCGACGGTTATTAGTTTGATAGAGAGATTTTATGATCCACAGGGTGGTGAAGTTCTCATTGACAATATCAACCTCAGAGAATTTCAACTGAAATGGATCAGACAGAAAATAGGCTTAGTCAGCCAGGAACCGGTTCTCTTTACTTGTAGCATTAAGGAGAATATTGCCTATGGTAAGGATGGAGCAACATATGAAGAAATTAGAGCTGCAGCTGAACTTGCTAATGCTTCTAACTTCATTGATAAATTTCCCAAT gGACTTGAAACAATGGTTGGAGAGCATGGAGCTCAGCTTTCTGGTGGTCAAAAGCAAAGAATTGCTATAGCAAGAGCAATTCTGAAAGATCCAAGAATTCTACTCCTTGATGAAGCAACAAGTGCTCTTGATGCCGAGTCTGAAAGAGTGGTACAAGAGACACTAGACAGAATCATGATAAACCGAACAACCATCACAGTAGCTCACCGCTTAAGCACAATAAGGAATGCTGATGTCATTGCTGTTATTCACCAAGGAAAAGTAGTAGAAAAAG GTACACATGCTGAGCTCACTAAAGATCCTGATGGAGCTTATAGTCAGCTCATTCGGTTTCAAGAAATTAAAAGGGATTCATCAGAACAGTATGATGCTAATGCCTCAGATAAACTACAGAACTTTGTAGTTTCTAGAAGAGAGTCAAGCTGGGGTTCATCTGGGATTGAAAACAGCAATCACCAGTCATTCAGAGTATCAAATCATATGTCTACTAGTACCACACTTGGTCTCTTTGAAACATCAGAAGAAGGGTCTGAAGTTGTTCCTTCTGCAGCATCACATAAAAGTAAAACTCCAGATATCTCATTTCGCCGCCTTGCTTATCTTAACAAGCAAGAAATCCCAGTGTTACTCATAGGGACTCTAGCAGCCGCGGTAATTGGGGCAATGCTGCCAATTTATGGACTTCTAATCTCCAAGATGATAATTACATTCTTTGAGCCTGCAGACAAACTCCGTAAAGACTCAAAGTTTTGGGCATTAATATATGTTGCCCTTAGTGTGGCTTCATTCGCTCTTCATCCATTGAGGTCCTACTTTTTCGCTGTAGCTGGTTCTAAGTTGATAAAAAAGATCCGGTTAATGTGCTTTGAGAAAATAATTCACATGGAAGTAGGCTGGTTTGATAAAGCTGAGCATTCAAGTGGTGCACTAGGTGCAAGGCTGTCAACTGATGCTGCTTCAATTCGAACTTTGGTTGGTGATGCACTTGGTTTGCTGGTTCAAGATATTGCTACAGTTGTTACTGCCTTGGTAATTGCCTTTGTGGCAAATTGGCAGCTTTCGCTCATTGTTCTTATTTTGTTACCTCTACTATTAGTAAATGGACATTTGCAAATCAAGTCCATGCAAGGATTCAGCACAGATGCAAAG AAACTATATGAAGAAGCAAGTCAAATAGCAAATGATGCAGTAGGTAATATCAGAACAGTTTCCGCTTTCTGTGCCGAAGAGAAGGTGATGGAGCTATACCAGAAGAAATGTGCAGTACCAGTCCAGACAGGAAAAAGGCATGGTTTAGTCAGTGGAGCTggttttggcttatcaatcttCTTTCTGTTTTGTGTCTATGCATGCAGTTTTTATGCCGGAGCACAACTTATTGAGAATGGCCAAACAACAATAACAGAATTTTTTCAA GTATTTTTCTCTCTCACATTGGCATCAGTGGCCATATCTCAATCTGGCTTAATGACTGCAGGAGCTAGTAAAGCAAAAACTTCTGCTGCTTCTATATTTGCTATTCTTGATCAGAAATCAAAAATAGACTCCAGTTATGAATCAGGAATGACATTGGAAGATGTGAAGGGAGAGATTGAATTCCGACATGTTACTTTCAAGTATCCATCTAGACCAGATGTTCATATATTCAAAGATCTTTCCTTAACCATACATTCAGGACAg ACAGTTGCTCTAGTTGGTGAAAGTGGAAGTGGAAAATCAACAGTGATCTCATTATTGCAAAGATTTTATGATCCAGATTCAGGACAAATTAGGCTGGATGGAACAGAAATCCAAAAGCTACAGATTAGATGGTTTAGGCAGCAGATGGGGCTGGTAAGCCAGGAGCCCGTGCTGTTCAATGATACCATCCAAGCCAATATTGCATATGGAAAAGGTGGCAATGCAACAATGGCTGAAATTATAGCTGCAGCAGAACTAGCAAATGCTCATAAGTTCATTAGCAGCTTGCAGCAG GGGTATGATACAATAGTAGGGGAGAGAGGGATACAACTATCTGGAGGGCAGAAGCAGCGTGTGGCAATTGCAAGAGCCATAGTGAGCAGTCCAAGAATATTACTACTAGATGAAGCCACAAGTGCACTTGACGCTGAGTCTGAAAAAGTGGTTCAGGATGCACTTGATAGAGTGAGGGTTGACAGAACCACCATTGTGGTGGCTCATAGATTGTCTACCATAAAGGATGCAAATTCAATCGCAGTGATTAAAAATGGAGTGGTTGAAGAGAAAGGAAAGCACGACACCTTGCTCAACAAGGGTGGTACCTATGCTTCTTTAGTAGCACTGCACACAAGTAGCATTGCTTCAACTTAA
- the LOC101511271 gene encoding INCREASED PETAL GROWTH ANISOTROPY 1-like protein 2 isoform X1 — protein sequence MAWKEFLGDSWAIYGLKIATLMSNIQQVLRIIIMKQKTPPPTTSTTTTTPRSLLKQQQHSDNKSQHSIPQTTTTTRIRVVKGSSKIKESPKTPPEIVNNNRASISSTRAKSVPPDLKNNSKAKRGIVVMNKLVKSNEEVECSSQKGTKEAEEAKIVVVRPRRRRTNDDPDEKEKKEMVEKLEMSDNLIKNLESEVKALKAELDKVKNLNVELESQNVKLTQNLAAAEAKIAAVGSNNSRKKELIGEHQSPKFKDIQKLIADKLEMSKVKKEANHEVIFVKASIPAPTQNHAIPETTTSLGRKFPPNLCVMPPPPPPPPIPSRPLAKLANTQKAPAVVQLFHSLKNQDGKKDSKGSINHHKPIAISAHSSIVGEIQNRSAHLLAIRADIQTKGEFINDLIKKVVDAAYVEIEDVLKFVDWLDGELSTLADERAVLKHFKWPEKKADAMREAAVEYRELKMLEQEISSYKDDPDIPCAASLKKMASLLDKSERSIQKLITLRNSVTRSYQMYNIPTAWMLDSGITSKIKKASMTLVKMYMKRLTMELESIRNSDRESSQDSLLLQGVHFAYRAHQFAGGLDSETLCAFEGIRQRVPGNLAGSRELLAGIQSS from the exons ATGGCTTGGAAAGAGTTTCTTGGTGATTCATGGGCTATATATGGTTTGAAGATTGCAACATTAATGTCAAACATACAACAAGTTCTTAG AATCATAATCATGAAGCAAAAAACACCACCACcaacaacatcaacaacaacaaccacaccaagaAGTTTGttgaaacaacaacaacatagtGATAACAAGTCTCAACATAGTATACcacaaacaacaacaacaacaagaataaGAGTAGTAAAAGGTTCTTCTAAGATCAAAGAATCTCCAAAAACACCACCGGAGATTGTTAACAATAATAGGGCTTCCATTTCATCAACAAGAGCTAAGTCAGTGCCTCCAGACTTGAAGAACAATTCAAAAGCCAAAAGGGGTATTGTTGTGATGAACAAGCTTGTTAAATCCAATGAAGAGGTTGAGTGTTCTTCTCAAAAGGGTACTAAGGAAGCTGAAGAGGCTAAGATTGTTGTTGTTCGACCGCGGCGAAGGAGGACTAATGATGATCCTGATGAGAAGGAGAAGAAGGAGATGGTTGAGAAGCTTGAAATGAGTGATAATTTGATCAAGAATTTAGAGTCTGAGGTGAAGGCTTTGAAAGCTGAATTGGATAAAGTTAAGAATTTGAATGTTGAGCTTGAGTCTCAGAATGTAAAACTCACTCAGAATCTTGCTGCTGCTGAAGCTAAGATAGCAGCTGTTGGAAGCAATAATAGTAGAAAG AAGGAACTAATTGGAGAACACCAGAGTCCTAAATTTAAAGACATACAAAAACTCATTGCTGACAAATTGGAAATGTCTAAGGTCAAAAAAGAAGCTAATCATGAGGTAATTTTTGTCAAAGCGTCAATTCCAGCTCCAACACAAAATCATGCCATTCCTGAAACTACAACAAGTTTAGGAAGAAAATTTCCACCCAACTTATGCGTCATGCCACCTCCACCGCCACCCCCACCGATCCCATCTCGGCCTTTGGCAAAATTGGCTAACACACAAAAGGCTCCTGCAGTTGTCCAACTATTTCACTCCTTAAAGAATCAGGACGGGAAGAAAGACTCAAAAGGATCGATAAATCATCATAAACCGATAGCTATTAGTGCACATAGTAGCATTGTAGGCGAAATTCAAAACCGTTCGGCTCATCTTTTAGCA ATAAGGGCAGACATTCAAACAAAAGGGGAGTTCATTAATGACCTAATAAAAAAGGTGGTTGATGCTGCCTATGTGGAAATTGAAGATGTCCTCAAGTTTGTTGATTGGCTTGATGGTGAATTATCAACTTTG GCTGATGAGCGTGCTGTATTGAAGCATTTTAAGTGGCCGGAAAAGAAAGCTGATGCAATGCGTGAGGCTGCAGTTGAGTATCGCGAGCTTAAAATGTTAGAACAAGAGATTTCTTCTTACAAGGATGATCCTGACATTCCATGTGCAGCTTCCTTGAAAAAGATGGCTAGCCTATTAGACAA GTCTGAGAGGAGCATACAGAAGCTAATCACGCTGCGAAATTCTGTCACCCGTTCATATCAAATGTACAACATTCCAACTGCATGGATGCTTGATTCAGGAATAACGAGCAAG ATAAAGAAGGCTTCCATGACACTGGTAAAGATGTACATGAAAAGATTAACAATGGAGCTTGAATCCATTCGAAATTCAGACAGAGAATCTAGTCAAGATTCTCTTCTACTACAAGGCGTGCATTTTGCTTACAGAGCCCATCAG tttgCTGGAGGTTTGGACTCAGAAACATTGTGTGCATTTGAAGGGATAAGGCAACGTGTACCGGGAAATCTGGCAGGGTCTAGAGAACTTTTGGCTGGGATACAATCATCATGA